A window of Streptomyces gilvosporeus contains these coding sequences:
- a CDS encoding MFS transporter has product MSATRVQPAPGSRPAGSDLRRVRRFETRIAVCAGGGEVCDGWVLGVVGAALPLARADLGLSALWAGLIGAASLIGLFFGGLVFGWLTDRIGRQKMYLIDLLVFLIGSLLQLVVQEAWQLLAVRLVMGAAVGADYAIAGALVAEFATPKRRGRLLASLIVFWYVGYTLAAAFGIALTSWSGDASLWRWVLASSAIPSLVVLLARLGTPESPSWLLSKGRIREAEAISERWLGRRPQDTEPSGERVTTSHVALFSRRYLRRTLFASFFWLCQVTPFFALSTFAPQVLGSLGAPHDGIGELLLNVFLLVGCLTGMTVINRVGRRKLLIWPFLITAAALLALGLWPHGPQWAITVCFGVFALFHAGSSVLQAVYPSEVFPTEIRATGIGFAAAVSRIGAAMGTFLVPIGLAAWGVGAVMLLGCTLSLAGALVSVAWAPETGGLELAEVSRPRTPSPVA; this is encoded by the coding sequence GTGTCAGCCACGCGCGTGCAGCCGGCGCCCGGTTCGAGGCCGGCCGGTTCCGATCTCCGGCGTGTCCGCCGATTCGAGACCCGTATCGCCGTGTGTGCTGGCGGCGGCGAGGTCTGCGACGGGTGGGTGCTGGGAGTGGTCGGCGCCGCACTGCCGCTCGCCCGCGCCGATCTCGGGCTATCGGCCCTGTGGGCCGGGCTGATCGGCGCGGCCTCGCTGATCGGCCTGTTCTTCGGAGGATTGGTCTTCGGCTGGCTCACCGACCGGATCGGTCGGCAGAAGATGTACCTCATCGACCTCCTGGTGTTCCTCATCGGCTCGCTGCTACAGCTCGTGGTGCAGGAGGCCTGGCAACTCCTGGCCGTACGACTGGTCATGGGTGCCGCCGTGGGCGCGGACTATGCGATCGCCGGCGCATTGGTCGCGGAGTTCGCGACCCCCAAGCGCAGGGGGCGGCTGCTGGCCTCCCTCATCGTCTTCTGGTACGTCGGCTACACGCTCGCGGCGGCCTTCGGTATCGCGCTGACGTCCTGGAGCGGCGACGCCTCCTTGTGGCGATGGGTTCTCGCCAGCAGCGCGATCCCGTCCCTCGTGGTCCTGCTGGCACGACTGGGGACGCCGGAATCACCGAGCTGGCTGCTGAGCAAGGGCCGGATCAGGGAAGCGGAGGCGATCAGCGAACGCTGGCTCGGCCGCAGGCCACAGGACACCGAACCCAGCGGCGAGCGGGTGACCACGAGCCACGTCGCGCTGTTTTCCCGGCGCTACCTGCGGCGGACGCTGTTCGCCAGTTTCTTCTGGCTCTGCCAGGTGACGCCGTTCTTTGCCCTCTCCACCTTCGCCCCGCAGGTGCTGGGTTCCCTGGGGGCGCCCCATGACGGAATCGGCGAGTTGCTGCTCAACGTCTTCCTGCTGGTGGGCTGCCTGACCGGGATGACGGTGATCAACCGCGTGGGCCGTCGCAAGCTGCTGATCTGGCCGTTCCTGATCACCGCCGCCGCCCTGCTCGCCCTCGGGCTGTGGCCGCACGGCCCCCAGTGGGCCATCACCGTCTGCTTCGGTGTCTTCGCCCTGTTCCACGCCGGATCCAGCGTGCTTCAGGCCGTGTACCCCAGCGAGGTGTTCCCGACCGAGATCCGGGCCACCGGCATCGGATTCGCCGCCGCGGTGAGCCGTATCGGAGCCGCCATGGGCACCTTCCTGGTGCCCATAGGGCTGGCCGCCTGGGGGGTCGGTGCGGTGATGCTCCTCGGCTGCACGCTCTCGCTGG